CTGTAAAACAGTCCTATCTTTTTTCCCTTCGCTTTTAAGTACTTAAAGAAACCAAAATCCAAAGTCGGATATGTGGGAAGGTGATGACTTTCAGTTAACAGAGTCGGCATAGTCGAGCTCTCAGAATACATAAAATCATAGCTTAAGCCATCATTTATCTTTTTCTTAATCTCGTCTATCTGCCCGGCTCTAGTCTTAGCATCACCCATGACAAAATCTACTTCATATCCGATTTCTCTAAAAGCTTCGAGCATTTTAAATGGTCTAATATGAGAAGCTGATTTCATCTCAGGCATTATTTTATTTGGTACATGAAATATCATTCTTGCCATAATTCACCTCATATATTTTGAGAGATAATACTTACTATCCTCTTTGCCGCATCTCCACTACCATATATATTTTCTTTAAAGTCTCCGGTCTTTAATCCGCTAAAAGCATCATAGATGTCAGCTCCACTCACAAGTACATTTATACCCTCATCCACCAGCTCTATCCAGCTCGTATCCGGCATTAATACCAGAGCTTTTTTACCGGAAAAATAAGTCTCCTTTTGATAGCCTCCACTGTCAGTAATCGCAGCATATGCATGCTGTGTAAGTCCCATAAGTTTTAAATAGTCAATTGGAGGCACGACTAATATGTCCTTCAGCATTGAGCTAAGTTTAAACTCTTCGATTCTGGCTTTGGTTCTGGGATGAATTGTAAAAACTATTGGAATCTCACGTGCGATTCTTCCTACTCCATTTAGTATTTCAGTTAAAGTTTCTCTATCATCCACATTAAAATCTCTATGCATCGTCATTACAATGTACTTCCCTGGCTCAAGTCCAAGTTCTGAGTGGTAGCTTTTATCAAATGTCGGTCTCATTTTAAGGAATATATCATACATTACATCCCCTGTGAAATGAACACCTTCTCTGATCCCCTCGGCTTCAAGATTCTTCATACCCCATTCACTAGGTACAAATAAATACTTTGAAATTCTGTCTGTTAGCACTCTGTTTATTTCTTCCGGCATATCCTTTGGATGCTGTCTAAGACCCGCTTCAATATGGGCGACACCTATCTTTAGTTTGGCAGCAGTAAGAGCTCCTGCCAAAGTCGAATTTGTGTCTCCATATAAAATTACAAGCTCAGGTGACTCCTTTAACATAAGCTCTTCCAAAGCAATAAGCATTTCCCCGGTCATCTTTCCATGACTACCACCTGAGAGTCCCAGGTTATAATCGGGTTTCCTCATGCTCAAGGTTTCAAAAAAACTACCCGACATATTCTCATCATAGTGCTGACCGGTATGCACTAGAATCTCATTAATTCCTTCTACTTTATTAAGCTCATGTTGTACTATCGCCTCTTTAACAAACTGAGGTCTCGCACCGACGATTGACATTATTTTCATTTATTCACCTTTTTTTTTCCTTCGTTATATTTCTTAGCCAAAATATTTACATTATCGTATTGTGGCTTCAACTCAACTTGTTCAGGTTTTAGTTCGTATTTTTCAGCCAATGACTCGTCTACCTCTTTTTCAGACATCTTTATTTTCTCCGGATACCTAAAATAGGAATCGGCATTGGGAATTGCTTCACTAACATCCATTCTGTCATCATATATAAATGAAGTTTTTACATTCGCAATCGGATACATTGGCAGCTCTTCATATAAAAGTTTTTGTACTTTATTATATGCAATTTGTGCTTCTATATAGTCCTCTTTGCCATCTGCTTCGTCTAATAATTTGATTATATCTTGATTGTAGTAGCCTGAATAATTGTGACTTCCATCTTTCTCAAAGAACTTTCTATAAGCATCAGGACTCTTCATACTCTTATACTTGTATAATGCATAGTCAAATAAATCAGTGTTTGCATCTACAAGTCCTTCAAAATATTCTTCTTCAAAAAGAGGCGCAATTTTAAAATTGAGTTCTTGAGTTCTGAATAGTTCCTGAAGTGTTATTGCAATCCTCTCTTGAAACTCGCCTTCTTCCATCTTAAAACCGAAATGAAGTACTTCCCCTCCATTTTCTACTTGGTATCTTCTAAGTTGATTAGCAGTCTCACCTGTTTGAGCATTAAAATACGCATTTTGAGGTGAGGTGTACTTAGTAGTAATTCCAAAAATTGAATCAGCTGCTTTAGTGTAATTAGTCATACCAAAATATCCGGTTAACGAATTAGGAGTTAACATATCTGCAACTAAATGCCTAAGCTCTGGTGTATTCACATGTTTTCTTTCAGTCTTGAACACCATTGCTATATCATAACCTTCTTCAAATATCTCATTTTTGTAAAGTTCATTTTTAAAAGATAATGTGTCATTTGGCAGTATATAACCCACTTGCATATTATAATCAAGTAAATCGTATCTATTGGTATAAAAATTGGCTGAGGATCTAAGTAATATTTTTTCAAATTGTGGTTTTTCGTATATGGAATTTTCAAAATAAACCAGTTCAATTACCTCTGTATTGTATTTTTCATCGATTCTATATTTACTAAATGCATATGCTGAATTTCCGATTAGCATTTCAGTTTCATTTGGAGAAAATTCTTCTTTTTCTTTTCCTTCGTAAATATGCTTAGGTAAAATCTTTATCTCAGATAGTTTTTGCAAGATGGATCCTGAGTATCTATCAAGTTTGAGTTCAACAGTATTGCTATCGATTTTATTAATCAAAATCGGATTCCCATCAAGGTACATATAATCGTTATAAACAGTATCTCTATTATCTATAAGGTATTTGTAGGTATAGATGATATCATCGGCAGTCATCTCTACTCCATCATGCCATTTAATTCCTTTTTTTAGTTTAATTGTTACCTTCTTATTGTCAAATTTTACATCTTCTGCAAGGATATTTTCGATTTTATCTTTATACTCTTCTGTTTTAATATCAAATAGCGGTCTATATAACATAGAGATTATTTTTCCTGAGGTAGGGTTATCACTATAAAATGGATTCATATTGCCGATAAAACCAATCATTCCGAAAGTCAATTCTTCAGGTAGTTCACGATGATAAGTATACTCTCTTTGGAAGATTCTTCTTCCAATCGCGAAGTCTGTTTTTTCAATTTTTTCCTGCTTTAATTCATTTCCAATTTCTTCAGATGTTCTGGTTGTATCCCTTCCGGCACAACTTACAAATGATAACATTAGAATAACTATTAAAAATTTATATAAATACTTTTTCATAATGATTCCTTTCTTGAGGTTTATAGTATACTAATATAATATAATAGATATAGATACTATACAAGGTCTTTTATATTTGAGCTTTTGTGATATAATTTAATTAGCCAAAAGAAACGAGGAATTATAAATGATAAACTTAAATTTAATGAATCTTTCGATTCTCTCTATAAGTATAATAACAGCTATTTTAGGTACTGTATTATTTAAAAAAGCAGCAGGCAACTTAAATCCTGTTACAATTAACCCAATCTCAGGTGCCTATTATTTTTTACTATTATTATCAGTTCTCGGTACCACTTTGTTTATGGTAGGAATAACTCACCATACTTCAAGATACATGAAACACCATGATATGAAAATAATAGCTTGGCTAACGGTACTTGTCCTTTTCATTGTATTTCCAGCGATTATTATAGCATTAAATAAAATTTTCAAATTTGATACCAGTAGGAATACGGATTATTTATTGAAAGAAGTTTCAATTCATGAAGCATCAAATGCTGAATTTATCACTATGGTTATTGCGACAATAGTCGTAGTAGGGGCTGTAATCTATACCTATGTAACTATCGGCATACTGAACAGTCCTATATATAATATGATAATTGGAACAGATCCTGTTGAACTTGCAAAACTTAGAAATATGGCTGATGCAGGATTTCCAGGCAATCAATATATAAAAAATATATTTGCCATCGCATTGACACCATTTATATCTTATATAGCTTATATCTATATGAGAAAAACTAAAGAAAAAAGGTGGATAATACTTTTTGTAATTCTATTCATAGCTTCGAATCTTATAGCCTTTTACAATATACAAAAAGCTCCCATCATTATATACTGGGGTAGTTTTGTAATACTGTCTATATATTATGGAGACAAAATCAGCTTAAAGCATATACTGGCAATCGGTATAATATCTGTTATTGCTATTATCGCTATGTATACTGTTATAACGGATGCCCCTTTAAAGAAAACTCTAAGTTTTAATGGACCGATGAATAGAATAATTATGACTACACCTTCAGCATATATACTACATTTAGAAGTATTTACTTATAGGACAGACTTGTTAAACGGTGCTAGCCTTCCAAATCCAATAGGAAGACTTCTCCTCGGCCATCCATCTGTTATTAGAAGTGGTAGGGTAGTCATGGAAACTATAAACTTCCTAGGTATAAGACTTGGAACTTCAGGTGTATATAATGGATTATTCCTGGGCGAGGCATTCGCAAACTTTGGAAAATGGGGAATATTTGCATCTATGCTTCATATCCCTATAGTATTCTTTGTAGTGAATTTAATATTCAACAAACTTAAAAAAACACCTATAACTGTAGCACTATTTACTTTTTGGACAGTTAATCTATTATTTACTTTGAATGGAGGATATACTGATTATATATTTTCTATGATTTGGACACTGGTAACTTTAACCGGAGTTGCAATGTCCGTGTTTACTTGGTTATTACGAAAGATTAGGATTTAAAGAATTTAATAACTTTGATCTTATTATAATTGATAATCATCATAATACCTTTTTCTTGTAATAAAAAGAGCTTGGGTGGAAAAATTCTTTCCATCCAAACTCTTTTTTTATAGTATTTCTTCAAGTCTATCAGTTAATCTGTTAAAATCAAAATCCTCAGCTGCAATTAGTGCATTTCTACTGTATTCATTGTATTTATCAGCTGACATATTATAAAAGTCAAGTATACCTTCTGCCAGATACTTTGGATCAATAGGTTTTACTGTGTACCCTGCTCCGTATTTTTCGAGTAGGTCATGTCCGCATTCTACATTAGAAATTGTAGGCTTACCTGAAGCAAAATATTCGAAGAGCTTATTTGGACTTAGTCCGTACTTAAACAGTCCGGGTAAATGTGCGAGTGATAGGATATTTAAATCTGCACGACTTAGGATATTGGGTATATAGTCTTTCTTGACCTTTCCCATGAACTTAACATTTTCCAGTTTATGTTCCTCTACATAAGCCTTAAGATTCTCCTCTTCGGTACCATGTCCAAATAGGTATATATTTATATTATCTTTACCGGCATCTCGTATTATCTCAGCTGCCTTTACAAGAGAATCAACCGCATTGGCTCTTCCCATTGCTCCTGTAAATACAACTTTAAAGTCATTACCTGAATACTTAGGATTGTCGTAGTAATTTGAAATCTTTTGCTTAAAGTCAAATAAGTCTATTCCATTATTGATGTATCTCACTTTGGAACTGTCTATTCCAATATTCTCAACGTATTCGGCACCACCGGGAAAAGTAAATATTAGATTATCGGCTGCAGTATAAGCATTTTTTTCTATCATATAGAGTATTTTTGCTACAGGATGATTTTTTGAAAATTTTCCCATTGCAACAAATGTTTCCGGCCAAAGATCCCTGGTTTCAATTAGTAATTTGGCATTTTTCATTTTTGCTATTTTTTTAGCAGCTAACCAAGCCAATGGATGAGGGCCTGAAGCATAGACGACATCGCAGTCCCCAAAATCCACATATGACTTTTTTACTCCAAAATAGTATTGGAGCATATTTTTTACTCTAGCTCTTCCATTGCCAAAATAATCACTGGTTTTTATAAAAACAAATTTAACCCCCTCTATATCTTTAATAATATATGGCGAAGTTCCATCTGTATTGTTTATATTTGTATTGTGTATAGTTGAAGCTGTAAATACCGTTACATCATAACCTCTTTCGATAAGCTTTTTGGCAAAATTAAAATGCCTTAAATACTTACCTCCTTCCGGAGGTTCGGCATAATGATTTACAATCCATACCTTCTTCATAATGACTCCTCTATTTTTTAATCTAAATCAAATCACATATCAGTAAATATTATATAATACACATTTGGTTTAATCAAATTAATTGTGCATTAGGAATGTAATTAAATATTTAACACAATTCCCCTAAGTTTTGCAATATGTTAGTAACAAAAGTCAATTTATGTATATCTTTATTCTTTTAAACCCATTAGTAATGGGTATAATAAAATTGAAAATGATTTCCCATCGTTTTTATACTATTTGAATGGAGGAAAAAAATGAAGAAACTTCAAAAACTAGGTAGAGCTTTGATGAACCCGGTAGCTGTACTACCGGTAGCAGCGATACTTATGGGTTTAGGTTATTGGATAGACCCTAATGGCTGGGGTGGAGATAGCCAGATAGCTGCTTTCTTAATTAAATCAGGTGCGGCAATACTTGATAATCTTGGAATTATATTTGCAGTAGGGGTAGCTTACGGTCTGTCTAAAGACAAGGACGGAGCTGCTGCATTTAGTGGACTTGTAGCATTTTTAGTTGTAACCACATTATTATCTCCGGGTGCAGTTGCACAGCTTAGAGGAGTAGCACCTGAAGAAGTACTTGTAACTGAAGGATTTGGTAAAATAAACAATGCCTTTATTGGTATACTATCAGGTATCATAGCTGCATTATGCTATAATAAATTCTCAGGAGTTAAGCTTCCTGAATTCTTAGCATTCTTTAGCGGAAGAAGACTTGCACCAATTATGACTTCTTTCTTCATGTTAATCGCATCGGGAATACTATTCTTCTTATGGCCTGTAATTTACGGAGGACTTGTAACTTTTGGTGGTGGAATTCAAAAGTTGGGTGCTATAGGTGCCGGAATTTATGCTTTCTTTAACAGACTTCTTATTCCTACCGGACTACATCACGCACTTAACTCTGTATTCTGGTTTGACACAATTGGAATCAATGATATCCCTAACTTCCTTGGCGGAGTTAAATCGACAATTCCCGGAGTTACAACCGGTATGTACCAGGCTGGTTTCTTCCCAATAATGATGTTCGGTTTACCGGGAGCAGCATTAGCTATGTATCAAACTGCTAAACCGAATAAAAAGAAAGTTGCACTTTCACTATTGACTGCAGGAGCATTTGCTTCATTCTTTACAGGAGTTACAGAGCCTCTTGAGTTCGCATTTATGTTCTTGGCTCCAGGACTATATCTAATCCATGCAATTCTAACCGGAATTTCAGTATTTATTGCAGCTACTATGGGCTGGATGGCAGGATTCGGATTTAGTGCCGGATTTGTAGATATGTTCTTATCCGCAAGAAACCCTCTTGCAACACAGTGGTATATGCTAATCCCGTTAGGACTAGTATTCTTTGCAATCTACTACTTTGTATTTAGATTTGCTATAACTAAATGGAATCTTAAAACTCCTGGTAGAGAAGATGATGAAGACGATATGGCCGGAGAAGGTAAAGAACTTGCAGCAGACACTGATTTTAAAGCCATGGCTTCAACAATCCTTGAAGGACTTGGAGGAGCAGAAAATATCGAATCACTTGACTACTGTATAACTAGACTTAGAATGGAAGTAAAAGACAGATTATTAGTAGATGAAGGTAAAATCAAGCAAGCTAAAATCTCAGGTGTAATAAGACCTGCCAAGAACTCTGTTCAAGTTATCGTAGGTCCACAAGTACAATTCGTAGCCGATGAAATGAGAAAAATGTTATAAAATAAAACAGAAAAGTCGCTTCGGCGACTTTCCAGACTGAAGACAAACCCTGATTAAAAATCAGGGTTTGCTCTATTTTGACAAATCTATTAGCAAAGTTCAATATTTTTCTTAAAACACCATTATTTTTGGGTGGCTTTTTATCTCTTTTACTTAAGATTATTGCTAACTTTTTCATATTTAGGGTCGCAAAAGTAAGTGCTGCTTTCATATCCATTTTCTTTATACCTACCATATTGGTATATCTAAATCCATGATATTCCTTTGCACTCCCAAATTGCCTTTCTATTGTTTCTTTTCTCTTTTTATATTCTGCTTTCCCTTTATATGTATACCGGTATTCTTCTGAAATATCAAGATAATCTTGCCAGATATGTCTAGTTATTATCTTTTGGTGTTTTTTACTACTTGTACACCTTCCTAGGTACCCACAGTTTACACAGATCTTTGGGTTGCTCTTGTACTGCCTATATCCTTCTTTATTTGTGGTTGAGTATCCTAATACTTCATTTGCTGGACAAAGGTAACAGTTGTAGTATTCGTCATACACAAAATCTCTTTTATAGAATGGGTTTTCTAGTTTTGGTTTTGTTTTTTGCCTTGTGTATGGAAATACTGGAAATACTCCATCATCAAACAGTTCTTTCGCTATTGCCGGGAATTTGTAGCCTGCATCCATAACTAGTTTTTTAGGGTTCAATCGTTTTAACTTTTCATCAAAGAAATCTTTAAATGTTGTTCCATCGTGTAAGTTTCCAGGATATGATTTAAAACCTAATATCCATCCATTTTTATCACATGATGTCTGTACGCTGTATGCAAATACTTCTTTATGTTCACCTTTATGGAATAGTCCTGCTTCAGGATCTGTTGTGCTT
The sequence above is a segment of the Peptoniphilaceae bacterium AMB_02 genome. Coding sequences within it:
- the wecB gene encoding UDP-N-acetylglucosamine 2-epimerase (non-hydrolyzing), whose amino-acid sequence is MKIMSIVGARPQFVKEAIVQHELNKVEGINEILVHTGQHYDENMSGSFFETLSMRKPDYNLGLSGGSHGKMTGEMLIALEELMLKESPELVILYGDTNSTLAGALTAAKLKIGVAHIEAGLRQHPKDMPEEINRVLTDRISKYLFVPSEWGMKNLEAEGIREGVHFTGDVMYDIFLKMRPTFDKSYHSELGLEPGKYIVMTMHRDFNVDDRETLTEILNGVGRIAREIPIVFTIHPRTKARIEEFKLSSMLKDILVVPPIDYLKLMGLTQHAYAAITDSGGYQKETYFSGKKALVLMPDTSWIELVDEGINVLVSGADIYDAFSGLKTGDFKENIYGSGDAAKRIVSIISQNI
- a CDS encoding ABC transporter substrate-binding protein encodes the protein MLSFVSCAGRDTTRTSEEIGNELKQEKIEKTDFAIGRRIFQREYTYHRELPEELTFGMIGFIGNMNPFYSDNPTSGKIISMLYRPLFDIKTEEYKDKIENILAEDVKFDNKKVTIKLKKGIKWHDGVEMTADDIIYTYKYLIDNRDTVYNDYMYLDGNPILINKIDSNTVELKLDRYSGSILQKLSEIKILPKHIYEGKEKEEFSPNETEMLIGNSAYAFSKYRIDEKYNTEVIELVYFENSIYEKPQFEKILLRSSANFYTNRYDLLDYNMQVGYILPNDTLSFKNELYKNEIFEEGYDIAMVFKTERKHVNTPELRHLVADMLTPNSLTGYFGMTNYTKAADSIFGITTKYTSPQNAYFNAQTGETANQLRRYQVENGGEVLHFGFKMEEGEFQERIAITLQELFRTQELNFKIAPLFEEEYFEGLVDANTDLFDYALYKYKSMKSPDAYRKFFEKDGSHNYSGYYNQDIIKLLDEADGKEDYIEAQIAYNKVQKLLYEELPMYPIANVKTSFIYDDRMDVSEAIPNADSYFRYPEKIKMSEKEVDESLAEKYELKPEQVELKPQYDNVNILAKKYNEGKKKVNK
- a CDS encoding glycosyltransferase family 4 protein — translated: MKKVWIVNHYAEPPEGGKYLRHFNFAKKLIERGYDVTVFTASTIHNTNINNTDGTSPYIIKDIEGVKFVFIKTSDYFGNGRARVKNMLQYYFGVKKSYVDFGDCDVVYASGPHPLAWLAAKKIAKMKNAKLLIETRDLWPETFVAMGKFSKNHPVAKILYMIEKNAYTAADNLIFTFPGGAEYVENIGIDSSKVRYINNGIDLFDFKQKISNYYDNPKYSGNDFKVVFTGAMGRANAVDSLVKAAEIIRDAGKDNINIYLFGHGTEEENLKAYVEEHKLENVKFMGKVKKDYIPNILSRADLNILSLAHLPGLFKYGLSPNKLFEYFASGKPTISNVECGHDLLEKYGAGYTVKPIDPKYLAEGILDFYNMSADKYNEYSRNALIAAEDFDFNRLTDRLEEIL
- the nagE gene encoding N-acetylglucosamine-specific PTS transporter subunit IIBC, whose amino-acid sequence is MKKLQKLGRALMNPVAVLPVAAILMGLGYWIDPNGWGGDSQIAAFLIKSGAAILDNLGIIFAVGVAYGLSKDKDGAAAFSGLVAFLVVTTLLSPGAVAQLRGVAPEEVLVTEGFGKINNAFIGILSGIIAALCYNKFSGVKLPEFLAFFSGRRLAPIMTSFFMLIASGILFFLWPVIYGGLVTFGGGIQKLGAIGAGIYAFFNRLLIPTGLHHALNSVFWFDTIGINDIPNFLGGVKSTIPGVTTGMYQAGFFPIMMFGLPGAALAMYQTAKPNKKKVALSLLTAGAFASFFTGVTEPLEFAFMFLAPGLYLIHAILTGISVFIAATMGWMAGFGFSAGFVDMFLSARNPLATQWYMLIPLGLVFFAIYYFVFRFAITKWNLKTPGREDDEDDMAGEGKELAADTDFKAMASTILEGLGGAENIESLDYCITRLRMEVKDRLLVDEGKIKQAKISGVIRPAKNSVQVIVGPQVQFVADEMRKML